The sequence below is a genomic window from Oscillospiraceae bacterium.
GCGTAAAATAATCTAAATAAAAAAGGCGGCTGTCCGTTTAGGAGCCGCCATAATTTCAAAGTTTTGACAATGCCTTTTTCAGTGCGCGGGAGAGCTGATCGGGACAAGAGGTTGATTTTCGGCCGCAGCGGATGCCCGAGAGCTTTTGAATCAATTCATCGGCTTTCATGCCGTCGCAAAGCATGCAGAGGCCTTTCAGATTTCCGTCACACCCACCGATGAATTGAATATTTTCCACCTTGTTGTCGGGCGTCAGGACAAATTCGATCTTGTGACTGCAGGTGCCTTCGGTGTTATAAGTATGCTTAGACATTTATTTTTCCCGCTTTCTGCGCGACATCGTCATTGATTACCGCTTGGGCCTCTTTACCGTCGAGTTTTATCCACGAGACGACTTCGATCTTGCTTTTCCATTCACAGTTTTTTTCGAGCGCTTTTTTCTTTTCCGTCATATCATAACCGCAGCTTTCAGTTGCTTTTGTTTTCGGTCATAAAGGGCCTTGATCTCGGTTTCGGTCACGGTGTTTCCGCCGAGCGGCCGAATCGGCGTATCGTACATTCCGTGAAAATCGGAACCGCCGGTCATCAGTAAACCGTATTGCTCACAGAGCTGCTTGATTTTTTCTTTGGACTCGGCATTATTGCGGATATGTTCCCACTCAACGCCGTCCAGCCCGAGATCCGCCAGTTTTTCAACAAGGTCCAGGTTGTCCGATTTGCCGG
It includes:
- a CDS encoding TIGR03905 family TSCPD domain-containing protein, translated to MSKHTYNTEGTCSHKIEFVLTPDNKVENIQFIGGCDGNLKGLCMLCDGMKADELIQKLSGIRCGRKSTSCPDQLSRALKKALSKL